One Caldalkalibacillus thermarum DNA segment encodes these proteins:
- the glyS gene encoding glycine--tRNA ligase subunit beta, which yields MSQQDVLLEIGLEEIPARFVEEARRQLEERLSEWFNEQRIPFRDSMSFATPRRLAVLLKGVADKQEDQVEVAKGPAKQIALDEQGNWTKAALGFARSQGVEPEELYVDTYKGTEYLFVRKHISGQPTKELLPLMKRVIESMTFPKNMRWGNHEFTFIRPIRWIVAMYGQEVIPLEITGVKSSKQSRGHRFLAGQVTIEDPAQYREVMKAHYVLVNPDERKATICKQLQRLEEEHGWLIPIDQDLLEEVTNLVEYPTAIWGTFDEAFLDIPEDVLITSMKEHQRYFPVKNKEGRLLPYFVTVRNGQADTEGIVVKGNEKVLRARLADARFFYEEDKKLEISTALSQLENVIFHEKLGSIGDKVRRVKTLALEVAAMLEFKDPVKAKIGRAADICKFDLVTQMVYEFPELQGKMGEEYARLAGEDEQVAKAIFEHYLPRSSGDQLPQTDVGAVLAIADKLDSVASFFGIGIVPSSSQDPYGLRRQAAGIVSILVDRKWALSLTALFDLAVGILEQRQLLELPRDKVLQELSSFFKLRLKTRMQEEGWRYDIVEAVLEADDDAVVAMLDKVKALSSEMERETFKPNVEALTRVTNIAKKLDRPLEDVQTDLFEQEEERVLYTRYCQVEEQVNRLAEQGDWQGVLQALFELKDPIDRYFDQVLVMVEEDTLRYNRLNMLASIARLINRFADFGKLVFPTQA from the coding sequence ATGAGCCAACAAGATGTGTTGCTAGAAATCGGACTGGAGGAGATTCCGGCCCGCTTTGTTGAAGAAGCAAGGCGACAATTAGAGGAACGTTTGTCGGAATGGTTTAACGAACAGCGCATTCCTTTCCGTGACAGCATGTCCTTCGCCACACCCCGCCGCTTAGCCGTACTGCTGAAGGGAGTTGCCGACAAACAGGAGGATCAAGTGGAAGTGGCCAAAGGTCCGGCCAAACAGATTGCCCTGGATGAACAAGGTAACTGGACCAAGGCAGCCCTCGGCTTCGCCCGTTCCCAAGGAGTTGAGCCGGAAGAACTTTATGTGGATACCTATAAAGGAACTGAGTATTTGTTTGTTAGAAAGCACATCAGCGGACAACCGACGAAAGAGTTGTTGCCGCTGATGAAACGCGTCATTGAAAGTATGACCTTTCCTAAAAATATGCGCTGGGGAAACCATGAGTTTACTTTTATACGCCCGATCCGGTGGATTGTGGCCATGTACGGCCAGGAAGTGATTCCCCTCGAGATCACCGGGGTCAAGAGCAGTAAACAGTCTCGGGGCCACCGGTTTTTAGCCGGTCAGGTCACCATTGAAGATCCTGCCCAGTACAGAGAAGTGATGAAGGCACACTATGTACTGGTAAATCCGGACGAAAGGAAAGCAACCATTTGCAAGCAGCTGCAGCGTTTGGAAGAAGAGCATGGCTGGCTGATTCCAATTGATCAAGATTTATTGGAAGAAGTCACCAATTTGGTTGAGTATCCAACGGCAATCTGGGGTACGTTTGATGAAGCTTTTCTAGACATTCCAGAAGATGTACTGATTACGTCCATGAAGGAACACCAGCGCTATTTTCCGGTGAAAAACAAGGAAGGCCGGCTCCTGCCATACTTTGTGACGGTTCGGAACGGACAAGCGGATACGGAAGGTATTGTGGTTAAGGGCAATGAGAAAGTGTTGAGGGCCCGCTTAGCCGATGCCCGCTTCTTCTATGAAGAAGATAAAAAATTGGAAATCTCGACCGCCCTGTCCCAACTGGAAAATGTTATCTTCCATGAGAAGCTGGGTTCCATAGGGGACAAAGTGCGGCGAGTCAAGACGCTGGCACTGGAAGTGGCAGCCATGTTAGAGTTTAAGGATCCGGTTAAAGCTAAAATCGGCCGGGCAGCAGATATCTGCAAATTTGATCTGGTCACTCAGATGGTCTATGAGTTTCCTGAATTGCAAGGGAAGATGGGAGAAGAGTATGCCAGACTTGCCGGTGAAGACGAACAAGTGGCTAAGGCCATTTTTGAGCACTATCTCCCACGCTCGAGCGGTGACCAACTTCCCCAAACCGATGTGGGTGCTGTTTTGGCCATAGCCGATAAGCTGGATTCTGTCGCCAGTTTCTTTGGTATTGGCATTGTTCCTTCCAGCTCCCAAGATCCCTATGGTTTGCGCCGCCAAGCGGCAGGCATCGTCTCCATTCTAGTCGATCGCAAATGGGCCCTGTCTTTGACAGCACTATTCGATTTGGCAGTCGGTATTTTGGAACAGCGCCAGCTTCTGGAACTTCCCCGGGACAAGGTGTTACAGGAGTTGTCTTCCTTCTTCAAGTTGCGGTTGAAGACCCGTATGCAAGAAGAAGGGTGGCGGTACGACATTGTTGAGGCGGTGTTGGAGGCGGATGACGACGCAGTCGTGGCTATGCTTGACAAAGTAAAAGCATTGTCTAGCGAAATGGAAAGAGAGACCTTTAAACCCAATGTTGAAGCGTTGACTAGAGTGACCAATATTGCCAAGAAGCTGGACCGGCCGCTCGAGGACGTCCAAACGGATTTGTTTGAGCAGGAAGAAGAGAGGGTGTTATATACCCGCTACTGCCAAGTGGAAGAACAAGTGAACCGCCTGGCCGAACAGGGAGATTGGCAAGGGGTGTTACAGGCCTTGTTTGAATTGAAAGATCCCATCGATCGTTATTTTGACCAGGTGCTGGTGATGGTGGAGGAAGACACGCTTCGCTACAACCGGCTCAATATGTTGGCTTCGATCGCCCGGTTGATTAATCGTTTTGCGGATTTTGGAAAATTGGTTTTTCCAACTCAAGCATAA
- the recO gene encoding DNA repair protein RecO, with protein MLLKTEGIVIRSKDYGEANKIITLYTKNYGKLSLMARGAKKPKSRLSSISQLFTYGHYLFFRGSPRTMGTLSQGERLDSFRGLRQDLAKTAYAAYVAELVDKLIDEEEQPHSLFSLLLTILKFLDEGKDPEILARLFELKILVMAGYKPEVDRCVVCHSVKGPFAFSVKEGGFLCQRCHHADPQALRPKDNTLKLMRFLYHFDPSRLGEINVKPETKAELRHVMWLFMDHHTPLRLKSRHFLEQMGQFWK; from the coding sequence ATGCTGTTAAAAACGGAAGGCATTGTGATACGTTCCAAAGACTATGGTGAAGCAAACAAGATTATTACGTTATATACTAAAAATTATGGAAAACTCTCCTTAATGGCCAGAGGGGCGAAAAAACCAAAAAGTCGCCTCTCTTCTATTTCCCAGTTGTTTACCTACGGCCATTATTTATTTTTCCGCGGTTCTCCACGGACAATGGGAACGCTGTCTCAAGGTGAGCGTCTGGATTCCTTTAGGGGGTTGCGGCAAGATCTGGCCAAAACAGCCTATGCGGCTTATGTAGCGGAACTTGTTGACAAGCTGATAGACGAAGAAGAACAACCGCATAGTCTGTTCAGTTTGCTGTTAACCATCCTAAAATTTTTAGATGAAGGAAAAGACCCTGAGATTTTGGCCCGCTTATTTGAATTAAAAATATTGGTCATGGCCGGCTATAAACCAGAAGTGGACAGGTGTGTGGTTTGTCACAGCGTTAAAGGCCCTTTTGCGTTTAGCGTCAAGGAAGGAGGGTTTCTTTGCCAACGCTGCCATCACGCCGATCCACAAGCGCTTCGCCCCAAAGACAATACCCTTAAATTGATGCGGTTTTTGTATCATTTTGACCCTTCCCGTTTGGGTGAAATCAACGTAAAACCTGAAACAAAAGCTGAGCTGCGCCACGTGATGTGGCTGTTCATGGATCACCATACGCCGCTACGTCTTAAGTCCCGACACTTCCTGGAACAAATGGGTCAATTTTGGAAATAA
- a CDS encoding diacylglycerol kinase family protein, protein MPQAKQTKRLSQSFKYAFQGIAYVLASQRNMKIHFAAAVVILILSFGLDVSASQFIWVIFSIFFVLCMETLNTAIERTVDLVTTDYHPLAKLAKDIAAGVVLFATLFAVVTGLVVFTEPLLSIAEIQLPFPIEHMIIVLILCFLAAVFLFSIGQGRRKVRKAGKKDG, encoded by the coding sequence ATGCCCCAGGCGAAGCAAACCAAAAGATTGTCCCAAAGCTTTAAATATGCCTTCCAGGGCATCGCCTATGTCTTAGCCAGCCAGCGGAATATGAAAATTCATTTCGCCGCAGCCGTCGTTATTTTGATCTTATCCTTCGGTTTAGATGTTTCTGCATCCCAGTTTATCTGGGTTATTTTTTCTATTTTTTTTGTATTATGCATGGAAACACTAAATACAGCCATAGAACGGACTGTGGATTTGGTGACGACGGACTACCATCCTTTAGCCAAGCTGGCCAAAGACATTGCAGCGGGAGTGGTCTTGTTTGCTACTCTGTTTGCTGTGGTAACGGGACTGGTTGTCTTTACTGAGCCTTTATTGTCTATAGCAGAGATTCAACTGCCCTTCCCCATTGAGCATATGATCATCGTACTGATATTATGCTTTCTGGCTGCTGTGTTTCTCTTCAGCATTGGGCAAGGCAGGAGAAAAGTAAGAAAGGCAGGGAAAAAAGATGGATAA
- the glyQ gene encoding glycine--tRNA ligase subunit alpha, with amino-acid sequence MNVQDMILTLQQFWGKHNCIIAQPYDVEKGAGTMNPMTFLRCIGPEPWNVAYVEPSRRPVDGRYGENPNRLYQHHQFQVIMKPSPDHIQELYLDSLKALGIEPAQHDIRFVEDNWEAPTLAASGLGWEVWLDGMEITQFTYFQQIGGLEAKPVSVEITYGLERLASYLQDKENVFDLEWVNGITYRDIFLQPEYEHSKYTFELSDSKVLFQLFNIYEQEAKRALEEKLIFPAYDYVLKCSHTFNQLDARGAISVTERTGYIGRVRQLARACAKAYYAERERLGFPLLKAEEDKGDLA; translated from the coding sequence ATGAATGTTCAAGACATGATTCTGACCTTGCAGCAATTTTGGGGCAAGCACAATTGCATCATTGCCCAGCCCTATGATGTGGAAAAGGGTGCGGGAACGATGAATCCCATGACTTTTTTGCGCTGCATCGGCCCTGAACCGTGGAATGTGGCCTATGTGGAACCCTCCAGACGGCCTGTAGACGGCCGCTACGGGGAGAATCCCAACCGTTTATATCAGCACCATCAATTTCAAGTGATTATGAAACCGTCTCCTGATCATATTCAAGAGCTATACCTGGATAGTTTAAAAGCCTTGGGCATCGAACCGGCCCAGCATGATATCCGCTTCGTGGAAGACAACTGGGAAGCCCCAACCCTGGCTGCTTCAGGCTTGGGCTGGGAAGTGTGGTTGGACGGAATGGAAATCACCCAGTTTACCTATTTTCAGCAAATCGGCGGACTGGAAGCGAAGCCCGTCTCAGTTGAAATCACCTATGGTCTCGAAAGGTTAGCTTCTTACCTTCAAGACAAGGAAAATGTGTTTGATCTGGAATGGGTGAATGGCATTACCTATCGGGACATTTTCCTGCAGCCGGAGTATGAGCATTCCAAATACACCTTTGAGCTGTCGGACAGCAAAGTCCTGTTCCAGTTATTTAACATTTATGAACAGGAAGCCAAACGGGCACTTGAGGAAAAATTAATTTTTCCTGCTTATGATTATGTATTGAAATGTTCCCATACTTTTAACCAGCTGGATGCCAGAGGAGCCATCAGTGTGACCGAGCGGACCGGTTATATCGGGCGAGTGAGGCAGCTGGCCAGAGCGTGTGCCAAAGCTTATTATGCTGAGCGGGAACGCCTCGGCTTTCCTTTGTTAAAAGCTGAAGAGGACAAGGGGGATTTAGCATGA
- the era gene encoding GTPase Era, with protein MSEGTFRSGFVALIGRPNVGKSTLMNQIIGHKVAIMSDKPQTTRNKIQGIYTSAEGQIIFVDTPGIHKPRTKLGDYMVNVAQNTLREVDLILFLVDAKEGLGPGDQWIINHLKDVSTPVFLVINKIDLVHPDELLPLITRYVELYDFKEVIPVSALQGNNVSRLMEQIFRYLPEGPQYYPSDQVTDHPERFIVAELIREKVLQLTHEEIPHSIAVDIEEMKQRDGRGTVFISAVIYTERDSQKKIVIGKQGRMLKEIGTRARQEIEALLGSKIYLDLWVKVKKDWRNKMSQLRLFGYHEREYS; from the coding sequence ATGAGTGAAGGTACTTTTCGTTCTGGATTTGTGGCTCTGATTGGCCGTCCCAATGTGGGCAAATCGACGCTGATGAATCAAATCATTGGTCATAAAGTGGCCATTATGTCTGACAAACCCCAAACCACCCGCAATAAGATTCAGGGCATTTATACTTCGGCCGAAGGGCAAATTATTTTTGTGGATACCCCTGGCATTCACAAGCCCAGAACCAAACTGGGTGATTACATGGTTAACGTCGCCCAGAACACCTTGAGAGAAGTCGATCTGATTCTGTTTCTGGTCGATGCCAAAGAGGGCTTAGGACCTGGGGATCAATGGATTATCAATCACCTTAAAGATGTCAGCACACCTGTTTTTCTGGTTATTAATAAAATTGATCTGGTTCATCCCGATGAGCTTTTACCATTGATTACCCGTTACGTAGAACTATATGATTTTAAAGAGGTCATTCCTGTTTCTGCTTTGCAAGGCAACAATGTGAGCCGTCTGATGGAACAAATTTTCCGCTATTTGCCCGAGGGGCCGCAATATTATCCTAGTGATCAGGTGACGGACCATCCTGAGCGGTTTATCGTTGCCGAATTAATCCGGGAAAAGGTGCTCCAACTCACCCATGAGGAAATACCCCATTCCATTGCTGTCGATATTGAAGAAATGAAGCAGCGGGACGGCAGGGGCACGGTGTTCATCTCGGCTGTGATCTACACTGAACGGGATTCGCAGAAAAAAATTGTGATCGGCAAACAGGGACGGATGTTAAAAGAGATTGGTACCCGGGCCAGACAAGAGATCGAAGCCTTATTAGGAAGCAAAATTTATCTTGATCTATGGGTTAAAGTGAAGAAGGATTGGCGCAACAAGATGAGTCAGCTGCGTCTGTTTGGTTACCATGAACGGGAATACTCATAA
- a CDS encoding pyruvate, water dikinase regulatory protein has translation MSQRSEKPKVFIVSDSVGETAELVTKAAASQFDMSQIELRRIPYVDDVVTINEVISMAKDTESIIVFTLVVPELREHLLTEAKKANIKAIDIMGPMIDGLQLLFKQPPRFRPGIIHQLDEDYFRKVEAIEFAVKYDDGRDPRGLLRADVILIGVSRTSKTPLSMYLAHKRVKAANVPLVPEVAPPEELFKVDPEKCVGLTIMPEKLIEIRSERLKALGLQAQASYANLERIKAELAYARQVMDQIGCQVIDVSNKAVEETANIILQKLRKP, from the coding sequence ATGAGTCAACGATCTGAAAAACCCAAAGTCTTTATTGTGTCAGACTCTGTAGGTGAGACAGCAGAACTAGTGACGAAAGCGGCCGCAAGCCAGTTTGACATGTCCCAAATTGAGTTGCGCCGCATTCCCTATGTGGATGACGTGGTGACCATTAACGAAGTGATCAGCATGGCCAAAGATACGGAATCCATTATTGTTTTTACCCTTGTGGTGCCTGAATTGAGGGAACATCTGCTCACTGAAGCGAAAAAGGCTAACATTAAGGCGATTGACATTATGGGCCCCATGATCGACGGATTGCAGCTCTTGTTTAAACAACCGCCCCGTTTCCGCCCAGGTATCATTCATCAACTGGATGAGGATTATTTCCGCAAAGTAGAGGCCATTGAATTTGCCGTTAAATATGATGACGGACGGGATCCCAGAGGATTGTTACGGGCAGATGTGATCTTGATCGGTGTCTCGCGCACATCCAAGACACCCCTTTCCATGTACCTGGCCCACAAACGGGTGAAAGCCGCCAATGTCCCCTTAGTGCCAGAGGTTGCTCCGCCCGAGGAATTATTTAAAGTGGATCCTGAAAAGTGTGTAGGTTTAACCATCATGCCTGAAAAGCTGATTGAAATTCGCTCGGAAAGGTTAAAAGCGTTGGGCTTGCAAGCTCAAGCCAGTTATGCTAACTTGGAGCGGATTAAAGCAGAGTTAGCCTATGCCCGGCAGGTGATGGATCAGATCGGCTGCCAAGTGATTGATGTTTCCAATAAAGCAGTGGAAGAAACGGCCAACATCATCCTTCAAAAATTGCGCAAGCCTTAA
- the dnaG gene encoding DNA primase has translation MYKPISEVTIQNILRQVDLVELAGEYVQLKKTGKNFMGLCPFHSEKTPSFSVSPEKQIYHCFGCGAGGNAITFLMEIEGLSFLEAVRKLGEKTGIPVQAGDDLPVRDKGKQEEKKWMLTAHRLVAQLYHHFLLERKEGQEALHYLKQRGFHEETIKVFQIGYAPDSWDFLTRFLAKRNFPLPLMEKAGLLVKEEGGDRYFDRFRGRVMFPIWDNQGQVVGFGGRLIGEGHPKYLNSPETPIFRKSRQLFNFHRARQEMRKQQTAVLFEGYGDVLSAYQAGILYATATLGTALSEEQARMLRRNAEKVIICYDGDEAGMNAAVKAAEELHKQGCLVKVAVVPDEQDPDEYIQKYGKEAFQRHILDEAQSLTAFQLNRLKKGRRLADDVERLAYIQDALRVISRLNRAVERDHYLRQLAEEFSLSLDALKREQYKLYKLEQRQNEQRQSPFEGVQKASALPAASKLQPAYVNAERMLLAYMLHSEEIAKEVEKVVGSQFNQEEHQRLAAYLYAFYAEGHKADVRLFISTLDDQELIRLAGQLAAMTINPELSPKQLQDYVQQILKYPYLKQIEQKEKEKNKAERQGNVIEAARIAMEIIEMKKQLKHLSTLHDPHTSWKEGE, from the coding sequence ATGTATAAGCCAATCTCCGAAGTAACAATCCAGAACATTTTGCGGCAGGTTGATCTGGTTGAGTTAGCAGGTGAGTATGTCCAGCTTAAAAAAACCGGAAAGAATTTCATGGGTTTATGTCCCTTCCATTCAGAAAAAACACCTTCTTTTTCTGTTTCACCCGAAAAGCAAATATATCATTGTTTTGGATGTGGGGCGGGAGGCAACGCCATTACTTTTTTAATGGAAATTGAAGGTCTATCCTTTCTGGAAGCTGTCAGGAAGCTTGGGGAAAAAACAGGCATTCCTGTTCAAGCCGGTGATGACCTTCCAGTCCGGGATAAAGGCAAACAGGAAGAGAAAAAGTGGATGTTAACAGCCCACCGTTTGGTGGCACAACTGTATCATCATTTTCTGCTAGAGCGCAAGGAAGGTCAGGAAGCCCTCCATTACCTTAAACAAAGAGGCTTCCACGAGGAAACGATCAAGGTGTTTCAGATAGGTTATGCGCCGGATTCATGGGACTTTTTAACCCGCTTTTTGGCCAAACGCAATTTTCCTCTTCCGCTGATGGAGAAAGCTGGATTGTTAGTAAAAGAAGAAGGTGGTGATCGTTATTTTGACCGTTTTCGGGGGCGGGTGATGTTCCCTATCTGGGATAACCAGGGTCAAGTGGTCGGGTTTGGAGGACGCTTGATAGGAGAGGGTCACCCCAAATATTTAAATAGTCCGGAAACCCCTATTTTCCGCAAAAGCAGACAGCTGTTCAATTTTCATCGTGCCCGGCAGGAGATGCGCAAGCAGCAGACAGCAGTACTTTTTGAAGGGTACGGTGATGTTTTGTCCGCCTATCAAGCGGGTATATTATATGCGACAGCAACGCTGGGAACGGCCTTGTCCGAGGAGCAGGCGCGTATGTTGCGGCGCAATGCGGAAAAGGTGATCATTTGTTACGACGGAGATGAGGCTGGTATGAATGCTGCTGTCAAAGCGGCTGAGGAGCTCCATAAACAAGGGTGTTTGGTGAAAGTGGCTGTTGTGCCGGATGAGCAGGATCCAGATGAGTATATCCAAAAATATGGCAAAGAGGCGTTTCAACGCCATATCCTTGATGAAGCCCAGTCCTTGACCGCGTTCCAGCTAAACCGGTTGAAAAAAGGACGGCGGCTTGCAGATGATGTGGAGCGCTTGGCCTATATTCAGGATGCCTTGCGCGTCATCAGCCGCTTAAACCGGGCAGTGGAACGGGACCATTACTTGCGCCAGCTGGCCGAGGAATTCTCCCTGTCCCTTGATGCTTTAAAAAGGGAACAGTACAAATTGTATAAGCTAGAGCAGAGACAAAACGAACAGCGACAATCGCCCTTTGAAGGGGTACAAAAAGCAAGTGCCTTGCCTGCCGCGTCCAAGTTGCAACCAGCCTATGTTAACGCTGAACGCATGTTGCTTGCCTATATGCTGCACAGCGAAGAAATTGCCAAAGAAGTGGAAAAGGTTGTTGGCAGCCAATTTAACCAGGAAGAACATCAGCGGCTGGCCGCCTATCTATATGCTTTCTATGCAGAAGGCCATAAAGCTGATGTCCGTTTGTTTATATCAACCTTGGATGACCAAGAGCTGATCCGTCTGGCCGGCCAGCTCGCGGCCATGACGATAAATCCTGAACTATCCCCTAAACAATTGCAGGATTATGTTCAACAGATATTGAAATATCCATATCTTAAACAGATAGAGCAAAAAGAAAAGGAGAAGAACAAAGCGGAGCGGCAAGGCAATGTCATTGAAGCCGCCCGTATTGCAATGGAGATTATTGAAATGAAAAAACAGCTCAAGCACCTTTCAACTTTACATGATCCCCATACTTCATGGAAGGAGGGAG
- a CDS encoding YqzL family protein, protein MRQFSWNVFAATGNIEAYLLYKEYELFNKRQDQNSKLLPEDKTDEEAKLM, encoded by the coding sequence ATGCGCCAATTTTCCTGGAACGTCTTTGCGGCTACGGGCAATATTGAAGCTTATCTTTTGTATAAGGAATATGAACTGTTCAACAAAAGGCAAGACCAAAACAGCAAGCTTTTGCCAGAGGATAAGACAGACGAAGAAGCGAAACTGATGTGA
- a CDS encoding helix-turn-helix transcriptional regulator, producing the protein MELTDRQEKIIQIVKDEGPITGESIAEKLNVTRATLRPDLAILTMAGILDARPRVGYFYTGKTTMQAIGASIKNKKVKDYKSIPVLVKENTSVYDAICTMFLEDVGTLFVVNENNDLAGVVSRKDLLRTAIGKHNLEDIPVSIIMTRMPNIILTYPDESLHEAASKLIRYQIDALPVVKPKQKADNNQKENKYEVVGRITKTTITRAYVDLGNEEL; encoded by the coding sequence ATAGAACTTACAGACCGTCAGGAAAAAATTATTCAGATTGTCAAAGATGAAGGCCCGATCACCGGGGAGAGCATCGCTGAAAAACTGAACGTGACCCGGGCCACGTTAAGGCCAGATTTAGCTATTTTGACCATGGCCGGGATTTTGGATGCCCGGCCCCGGGTTGGCTACTTTTACACAGGCAAAACGACGATGCAGGCGATTGGGGCAAGCATAAAAAATAAGAAAGTGAAAGATTATAAATCGATCCCTGTATTGGTCAAAGAAAACACATCCGTGTATGACGCCATATGCACCATGTTTTTGGAAGATGTAGGCACTCTGTTTGTGGTCAATGAGAACAATGACTTGGCCGGTGTGGTTTCCCGCAAAGACTTGTTGCGGACGGCCATCGGCAAGCATAATTTGGAGGACATTCCGGTCAGCATCATCATGACGCGCATGCCTAACATTATTTTAACCTATCCAGATGAAAGCTTGCATGAAGCAGCTTCAAAGCTGATCCGTTACCAGATTGATGCTCTGCCTGTGGTCAAACCGAAACAAAAGGCGGATAACAACCAGAAGGAGAACAAGTATGAAGTTGTAGGTCGCATCACTAAAACCACGATTACCCGAGCATATGTAGATTTAGGCAATGAGGAGCTATAG
- a CDS encoding cytidine deaminase has product MDKGQLIAQARAARQKAYAPYSGFPVGAALLTASGKVVWGCNIENASYGLTNCAERTAVFKAVSEAEKEADRTFLAIAVIADTDRPVAPCGACRQVLAEFCKPDMPVYLANVKGEQLETTVGELLPNYFSQLDLQKK; this is encoded by the coding sequence ATGGATAAAGGCCAATTGATTGCCCAAGCTAGAGCTGCCCGCCAAAAGGCTTATGCTCCTTATTCAGGATTTCCAGTTGGAGCAGCGCTGCTTACGGCTTCTGGAAAAGTAGTATGGGGTTGCAATATTGAAAACGCATCGTATGGCTTAACCAATTGCGCTGAGCGCACAGCTGTCTTTAAGGCGGTTTCAGAAGCCGAAAAGGAGGCAGACCGCACATTTCTAGCTATTGCTGTGATTGCTGACACCGATCGCCCCGTTGCCCCGTGCGGAGCCTGCCGCCAGGTGTTGGCTGAATTTTGTAAGCCGGATATGCCGGTCTATCTTGCCAATGTTAAAGGTGAACAGCTGGAGACAACAGTGGGGGAACTGCTCCCCAATTATTTCAGCCAACTTGATCTTCAAAAGAAATAG